The following proteins are co-located in the Polystyrenella longa genome:
- a CDS encoding M16 family metallopeptidase: MKSIIRLFTITGCMLAMTALTGSGTHSHSALAAEPAHRSQAVVEYTSRQPLGQGVTLAKLSNGMTVIVQENHATALATVRCYVTNTGGAYEGEYLGAGISHLVEHLVSGGTTDKRSEDDVQELVDSLGGKTNAYTSNNITAYYIDAPAKRVDLAIELIADSMQHCIIPEEEYLRELGVVQRELEMGLSQRDRVGYQAMKQLIFTEHPMQHPIVGYLQVLQGTTLEDVRTFYKTRYVPQNMIFVVGGDVQTEDILNQVKEQFQGFLRTHDRGVVLAEEPPQASPRETTIEMEGETVELSVAWPTVMLQDPELYPLDVASYVLTNGDSARLTKRLKIDEPLAVSVSSASYTPGDVPGWFQVSVECKAENVERCREIIMEEIERLKTEPVSAAELAKVKQQKAAEHVFSQQTVQSKVESLARSFQSTGDPLFDEQYVKGIQTVTADEIQAVAKQFFVPQRLNTVRLVPIGLREATNEAAEAELESDVIRKELPNGVTLLLKRHAVTPLVSMQLFTVAGVLSDTEETAGRAALAASLFDRGTEKYTADQISEYFDSIGGNLTVESQRNTTYLQSTVLSQNFEEAFDYLFQVATAPLFLEEEFTKAQTRQLSLIAARKANPQAEIMDLWVDQLPADEAYSRTVLGNSETVAKLTVNDCRSFHNNLFVPENMVITIYGDIDIKAAEKLVNDTFGQLPAKSFTPPEFPTTHARSEASSATATNRRAGTALVMLGYPTVSVLDADTRATLEVIQTYLTGGLGGKLYAELRGARLVYYVYGFELSGLAPGYFAFLAQTTPDAVDEVISRTEANLTELRENGVDEETLTKVKEKMIAKEAMSKTTATEQAFSDGLDELYGLGYDYSKKYDERINAVTSEDIQKVIETYFHDPVVVRTIPIESEEAK, translated from the coding sequence ATGAAATCGATTATCCGTCTATTCACCATTACAGGATGTATGCTTGCCATGACGGCTCTTACCGGATCGGGAACACATTCCCATTCCGCCCTGGCGGCCGAACCGGCCCATCGTAGTCAAGCTGTTGTCGAATACACTTCCCGCCAGCCACTGGGGCAGGGGGTGACTCTTGCCAAGCTGTCCAATGGCATGACCGTGATCGTACAGGAGAATCACGCTACCGCCCTGGCAACGGTCCGTTGCTACGTCACCAACACGGGGGGAGCCTACGAAGGCGAATACCTGGGAGCGGGAATCAGTCACCTGGTCGAACATCTGGTTTCGGGCGGCACGACCGACAAACGGTCGGAAGATGACGTTCAGGAACTGGTTGATTCATTGGGTGGCAAAACTAACGCCTATACGTCGAACAATATTACAGCCTACTACATCGACGCCCCTGCCAAACGAGTTGACTTGGCGATCGAACTAATCGCTGACAGCATGCAACACTGCATCATTCCTGAAGAAGAATATCTCCGCGAACTGGGTGTGGTGCAACGTGAATTGGAAATGGGGCTCAGCCAGCGTGACCGCGTCGGTTACCAGGCGATGAAACAACTCATCTTTACCGAACATCCCATGCAGCATCCGATTGTCGGTTACCTTCAAGTACTGCAGGGCACCACACTGGAAGACGTTCGTACCTTTTATAAAACACGTTACGTCCCTCAAAACATGATTTTCGTCGTCGGCGGCGATGTGCAGACCGAAGATATTTTGAACCAGGTGAAAGAGCAGTTCCAGGGATTTCTCCGAACTCATGATCGTGGTGTTGTCCTCGCAGAGGAACCACCTCAGGCTTCTCCCCGCGAAACGACCATCGAGATGGAAGGCGAAACAGTCGAACTGAGCGTGGCCTGGCCAACCGTGATGTTGCAGGACCCTGAACTGTACCCACTGGATGTTGCCAGTTATGTGCTGACCAATGGTGACAGTGCCCGCCTGACGAAACGGTTGAAAATCGATGAGCCTTTGGCGGTATCGGTCTCCAGTGCTTCCTACACACCGGGTGATGTTCCCGGGTGGTTTCAAGTTTCCGTCGAATGCAAAGCGGAAAACGTGGAGCGATGTCGTGAAATCATCATGGAAGAAATCGAACGCTTAAAAACAGAACCTGTCAGCGCAGCGGAGTTGGCCAAAGTCAAACAACAGAAGGCTGCAGAGCATGTCTTCAGCCAGCAGACGGTTCAATCCAAAGTGGAATCGCTGGCACGCAGTTTTCAATCAACAGGTGACCCCCTGTTCGATGAACAATATGTTAAAGGAATCCAGACCGTCACCGCCGATGAGATTCAGGCTGTCGCCAAGCAGTTCTTCGTACCCCAGCGACTCAACACTGTGCGCCTCGTTCCGATAGGACTGCGGGAAGCAACGAACGAAGCAGCGGAAGCTGAGCTGGAGTCGGATGTCATTCGTAAAGAACTTCCGAACGGAGTGACATTGCTTCTGAAACGGCATGCCGTGACACCGCTGGTCAGCATGCAACTGTTTACCGTCGCGGGAGTCCTCAGCGATACAGAAGAAACTGCTGGTCGTGCCGCCCTGGCCGCCAGCCTGTTTGACCGGGGAACTGAAAAGTATACAGCGGATCAAATCTCGGAATACTTCGACTCGATCGGTGGTAATTTGACTGTGGAATCACAGCGTAACACGACCTACCTTCAATCGACTGTGCTCAGCCAGAATTTTGAAGAAGCTTTTGATTACCTGTTTCAGGTGGCAACAGCTCCTCTCTTCCTTGAAGAAGAGTTCACCAAAGCACAGACCCGACAACTATCTTTGATCGCTGCCCGAAAAGCGAATCCCCAAGCCGAAATCATGGACTTGTGGGTCGACCAATTGCCAGCCGACGAGGCATACAGCCGCACGGTTCTGGGGAATTCAGAAACGGTCGCCAAGTTGACGGTCAACGACTGTCGCAGTTTTCACAACAACTTGTTTGTCCCCGAAAATATGGTGATCACCATCTATGGGGACATCGATATTAAAGCAGCTGAAAAGCTGGTCAACGACACCTTTGGGCAGCTACCTGCCAAAAGTTTCACTCCACCAGAATTTCCCACAACACATGCCCGCTCTGAAGCGTCATCGGCGACCGCGACAAACCGGCGAGCAGGAACGGCCCTGGTGATGCTGGGTTATCCGACTGTTTCTGTTCTCGACGCCGACACTCGGGCAACCCTGGAAGTGATTCAGACTTATCTAACAGGGGGGTTAGGTGGAAAGCTTTACGCCGAACTCCGTGGCGCACGTCTCGTTTATTATGTTTATGGATTTGAGCTGTCAGGGCTCGCTCCGGGTTATTTCGCCTTCCTGGCACAAACAACTCCCGACGCCGTCGATGAAGTTATTTCCCGCACCGAGGCCAATCTGACTGAACTTCGGGAGAATGGAGTCGACGAGGAGACGCTCACCAAGGTGAAAGAGAAAATGATCGCCAAGGAAGCCATGTCCAAAACAACCGCTACCGAGCAAGCTTTCTCGGACGGCCTTGATGAACTATACGGCCTCGGCTACGACTACAGTAAAAAGTACGACGAGCGGATCAACGCGGTCACTTCGGAAGACATTCAGAAAGTCATCGAAACCTACTTCCACGACCCCGTGGTTGTACGAACGATTCCTATTGAATCCGAAGAAGCTAAGTAA
- a CDS encoding phytanoyl-CoA dioxygenase family protein has protein sequence MTRTATASPICTFPPGNFFSKEEVAQFQREGYIIVRNLADSELVEQMRKVTRKHLDETILPVEFEADVKYPGSPMSRDSVGGHTIRRLKQAHARDVCFTEWVSSPQMLGRLSQLLGPELVMPLAHHNCIMTKQPRFSSRTGWHQDIRYWSYQRPELVNAWLALDHEESHNGCLQIIPRSHRMNPADHAFDQAQFFSEDDPKNQALVNSRIEAELQPGDVLFFHVLALHAASENVSEQTKHSVVFTFRPADNKPTPGSRSAALPELMLPAPPAIED, from the coding sequence ATGACCCGCACCGCGACGGCCTCTCCAATCTGCACGTTTCCTCCGGGAAACTTCTTCTCTAAGGAAGAAGTGGCGCAGTTCCAGCGCGAAGGTTACATCATCGTGCGTAATTTGGCAGATTCCGAACTGGTCGAACAAATGCGGAAAGTGACCCGCAAGCATTTAGACGAGACCATTCTCCCGGTCGAATTCGAAGCCGATGTTAAGTACCCCGGTTCACCCATGAGTCGCGACTCGGTCGGTGGGCACACGATTCGCCGATTAAAGCAGGCACACGCTCGCGATGTCTGTTTTACGGAGTGGGTTTCCTCTCCTCAAATGCTGGGGCGTTTATCCCAACTGCTGGGTCCAGAACTGGTGATGCCGCTGGCACATCATAATTGCATCATGACTAAGCAACCAAGATTCAGCAGTCGCACCGGCTGGCATCAGGATATTCGCTACTGGTCATACCAACGCCCCGAATTAGTAAACGCCTGGTTAGCGCTCGATCATGAAGAGAGCCACAACGGATGTTTGCAAATCATTCCCCGGTCTCACCGTATGAACCCGGCGGATCATGCCTTCGACCAAGCTCAGTTCTTCAGCGAAGATGACCCGAAGAACCAGGCGCTGGTTAACAGCCGTATTGAAGCAGAACTGCAACCGGGCGATGTACTGTTCTTCCATGTCCTCGCCCTGCATGCAGCGAGTGAAAATGTCAGCGAGCAAACGAAGCATTCAGTGGTGTTCACCTTCCGGCCGGCGGATAACAAGCCGACTCCGGGTAGCCGGTCAGCCGCGCTTCCGGAATTAATGTTACCTGCACCGCCTGCCATCGAAGATTAA
- a CDS encoding efflux RND transporter periplasmic adaptor subunit — protein MGNEKITKKQNFKSKLPMVMVSVIAVLLLTGTVFGFLYLKSLKKSPESRDARELVYKVTVYDANPSQVQRIITGFGTAKADREVVVSAQVAGEVVQTNPRLEVGEKMIAHGESERIPPDLLIRIDPTTYQQKVSQANSMLASDRAELARLNKEEINQREVLDKAEADLKVYREQFQRVQGLKTRGVASSSELDQAQLELQRYETVLLRAENENKLYPLQREKLERQIENHEQDLQLAEHNLRRTEVNPPFNAVVSEVSVELGEYVNVGKELLKMVDLSLVEVPVSITMKDYAFLKAQLDDKVYPLVELAENETASSRWYGNIVRLSPVMNEQTRTVKVFVQVNNREQTAPLLPGTFVHARIEGDILEDVLIVPRDAIQNGQIFVASSEPVPRPKSPTDRDEDDKESAKQDEAKGTKGNQADTLTEDTATDKVAKDDRPPVYAVEARSVEVEQTLQSLAVISAGVNPGEVVVMSNLDVIHDGAKIEVYTRRNLTEEIKSQRVRVARKVQTAKSKLPPVDQPMESSLNSPTSAPR, from the coding sequence ATGGGAAACGAAAAGATCACTAAAAAACAGAACTTCAAATCGAAACTGCCAATGGTGATGGTCTCGGTGATCGCCGTGCTATTGCTAACTGGAACTGTATTTGGATTCCTGTATCTGAAGTCCTTGAAAAAATCTCCTGAGAGTCGTGACGCACGCGAACTGGTTTACAAAGTTACTGTCTACGATGCCAATCCGAGCCAGGTTCAGCGAATTATTACCGGCTTCGGAACCGCCAAGGCAGACCGTGAAGTGGTGGTGTCGGCTCAGGTTGCAGGTGAAGTGGTGCAGACCAATCCTCGTCTGGAAGTAGGCGAAAAAATGATCGCCCATGGAGAGTCCGAGCGGATACCTCCCGATCTGTTGATCCGCATTGACCCGACCACTTACCAACAAAAAGTATCCCAAGCCAATAGTATGCTCGCCTCCGACCGAGCCGAACTGGCCCGGTTAAACAAAGAGGAAATTAATCAACGGGAAGTCCTCGATAAAGCTGAGGCGGACCTGAAAGTCTACCGGGAACAATTCCAGCGAGTACAGGGCCTGAAAACTCGGGGAGTCGCTTCTTCATCCGAACTCGATCAGGCCCAGTTGGAGCTACAACGATACGAAACCGTTCTGTTGCGAGCGGAAAATGAAAATAAACTTTACCCACTACAGAGAGAAAAGTTAGAGCGGCAGATTGAAAACCACGAGCAGGATCTGCAGCTGGCCGAACATAATCTGAGACGAACCGAAGTGAACCCGCCTTTCAATGCGGTCGTCAGTGAGGTCTCCGTCGAATTGGGTGAGTATGTCAACGTCGGCAAAGAACTTCTTAAAATGGTCGACCTGAGTCTGGTGGAAGTCCCCGTTTCGATCACGATGAAGGACTATGCCTTTCTGAAAGCACAACTGGACGATAAAGTCTATCCGCTGGTAGAACTGGCCGAAAACGAAACAGCCAGTTCGCGCTGGTATGGAAATATCGTGCGGCTGTCCCCTGTGATGAACGAACAAACACGCACCGTCAAAGTATTCGTGCAGGTGAATAATCGCGAACAGACGGCCCCCTTGTTGCCCGGAACCTTCGTGCATGCACGCATTGAAGGAGACATTCTCGAAGACGTCCTCATCGTTCCGCGCGATGCCATTCAGAACGGTCAGATCTTTGTTGCTTCCAGTGAGCCAGTTCCTCGGCCCAAGTCTCCAACAGATCGAGATGAAGATGATAAAGAGAGCGCAAAGCAGGATGAGGCGAAGGGAACGAAAGGGAATCAGGCAGACACATTAACAGAAGACACAGCAACAGACAAAGTTGCTAAGGATGATCGCCCGCCCGTGTACGCGGTGGAAGCCCGGTCTGTTGAAGTAGAACAGACACTGCAATCTCTGGCCGTGATCTCTGCCGGAGTCAATCCGGGCGAAGTCGTCGTTATGTCCAACCTCGATGTGATCCACGACGGGGCCAAAATCGAAGTTTATACGCGACGTAATCTCACCGAAGAAATCAAATCCCAACGAGTGCGGGTTGCCCGAAAAGTTCAAACAGCGAAATCGAAACTTCCTCCTGTCGATCAACCGATGGAGAGTAGTTTGAATTCACCGACTTCGGCCCCTCGTTGA